From Clostridiales bacterium, the proteins below share one genomic window:
- a CDS encoding carbohydrate ABC transporter permease, translating into MPDNRRKIGSTLGGYRVIAMVKKILYRIIFYSLVIGLCFAILYPLLKLLPVVFNNVEDLGNPDVIWIPIKFSLVSFKAAIRLAFGNGITMLESLGYAITISIIQIFISAMAGYALGRVKFWGRNFIFFLVILTFVVPPQSLLISQYLSFKHFDVFGLVTLINGSTIDIINKPYTLYIIALLGFGVKQNLFIFIFRQFFKGLPNELEEAALIDGCGFYKTFLKVALPNAVPAIMTVGILGFVWNYGDTYYTGYFNPNGPYLSNTLSKTFIPANSSNILYAIRTWYDVPGAGMLAYDAVKQAAALLYLIPLLVVYFIIQRHIIENFEQSGIVG; encoded by the coding sequence ATGCCTGATAATAGGAGAAAGATCGGTAGTACATTAGGCGGTTACAGGGTAATTGCGATGGTTAAAAAAATTCTATACAGGATTATATTTTATTCTTTAGTAATAGGTCTATGTTTTGCCATATTGTATCCTTTGTTAAAATTACTGCCAGTAGTATTTAATAATGTAGAGGATCTCGGGAATCCTGATGTGATATGGATACCGATAAAATTTTCACTTGTCAGTTTTAAAGCAGCTATAAGGCTGGCATTTGGAAATGGAATAACAATGCTGGAATCTTTAGGATATGCCATAACTATCAGTATAATACAAATCTTCATAAGTGCTATGGCAGGGTATGCCCTTGGGCGGGTAAAATTTTGGGGTAGAAATTTTATATTTTTTCTAGTAATACTTACATTTGTAGTGCCTCCCCAGTCGCTTCTAATATCGCAGTATCTGAGTTTTAAACATTTTGATGTTTTCGGTTTAGTTACATTAATAAATGGCAGTACTATTGATATAATAAATAAGCCATACACGTTGTATATTATAGCATTACTAGGTTTTGGAGTTAAGCAGAACCTGTTTATATTTATTTTCCGCCAGTTTTTCAAAGGACTGCCAAATGAGTTGGAAGAAGCAGCTCTTATAGATGGGTGTGGTTTTTATAAAACATTTTTAAAAGTAGCATTACCGAATGCCGTACCTGCTATAATGACTGTTGGCATATTAGGCTTTGTATGGAATTATGGAGATACATATTATACAGGCTATTTTAATCCCAACGGACCATATTTGAGCAATACACTATCGAAAACGTTTATTCCTGCAAACAGCAGTAACATCTTATATGCGATAAGGACATGGTATGATGTACCAGGAGCCGGAATGTTAGCATATGATGCTGTTAAACAGGCTGCAGCGTTATTATACTTGATACCGCTTCTTGTTGTATACTTTATAATACAAAGACATATTATCGAGAATTTCGAACAATCAGGTATTGTCGGGTGA
- a CDS encoding sugar ABC transporter permease — MLMIKKKTTKNNYKMSMSLKEIWKYHKEKYLLILPFSIIFIVFTVIPVITSIVISFTSFNMLEAPVFVGLSNYINLLINDDVFLIAVKNTILFALITGPISYLMCFVFSWLINELPPKVRAIMTLVFYAPSISGNAYLIWKLIFSSDMYGYANSWLLKLGIVNEPILFFNKKEYVLPILIIVQLWLSLGVSFLSFIAGLQNVDKTQYEAGEIDGIKNRWQELWYITLPNMKPQLLFGAVMQITSSLSVSQISIELAGYPSVEYSGQTILTHLYDYGTIRYEMGYASAIATILFFIMIFTNIIVQKALRRVGA, encoded by the coding sequence ATGTTGATGATTAAAAAGAAAACAACAAAAAATAATTATAAAATGTCAATGTCATTAAAGGAAATATGGAAATATCATAAAGAGAAATATCTGCTGATACTGCCATTCTCTATTATATTTATTGTGTTTACTGTTATACCTGTAATAACTTCTATTGTAATAAGTTTTACCTCTTTTAACATGCTTGAGGCACCGGTATTTGTAGGACTTAGTAATTATATTAACCTTTTAATAAATGATGATGTATTCTTAATCGCAGTAAAAAATACTATACTATTTGCATTAATAACCGGACCGATTAGCTATCTTATGTGTTTTGTATTTTCATGGTTAATAAATGAGCTGCCTCCAAAAGTTCGTGCAATTATGACGCTAGTCTTCTATGCACCATCTATATCAGGCAATGCTTATCTTATATGGAAATTGATTTTTTCTTCTGATATGTATGGATATGCAAACTCATGGCTGTTGAAGCTAGGAATAGTGAATGAACCTATTTTATTTTTTAATAAAAAAGAGTATGTTTTACCTATACTTATAATAGTTCAATTGTGGTTGAGCCTTGGAGTAAGTTTTCTATCATTTATTGCAGGTTTGCAGAATGTAGACAAAACACAGTATGAAGCAGGAGAAATAGATGGGATAAAGAATCGCTGGCAGGAACTCTGGTATATAACTTTGCCAAACATGAAACCCCAGCTTTTATTTGGAGCAGTTATGCAGATAACGAGTTCTTTATCTGTATCTCAAATATCAATTGAACTTGCAGGCTACCCTTCGGTAGAATATTCCGGTCAGACTATTTTGACTCATTTATATGATTATGGAACTATAAGATATGAGATGGGATATGCATCGGCAATAGCTACAATATTATTTTTTATAATGATATTTACTAATATTATTGTACAGAAGGCGTTAAGAAGGGTAGGTGCTTAA
- a CDS encoding sugar ABC transporter permease: MQTTMVKNKHISYQNIRKINGIIFMLPWIIGFILFFIVPLINTIIYSFNNVSVGETGGMELKFAGMKNFLNLFSVEVSTSKRQFLRVFLDENAKIFINTPVIVVFSLFCAILVNSKFKGRGIARVIFFLPIILGLDVVINLITATTGNDVIDMAVSNKLDNGLLMTFLHSYTFLPKPVTTFIFSLASNVFSLISQTGVQTLIFLAGLQSINQSLYEVAKIEGATTYEVFWKITLPLLSNIFLFALVYTFVDMFLRSPITTEIYNFAFNKNNIGVGSALSLVYLINVLFDLLIMMFILNKVVKFNHA; this comes from the coding sequence ATGCAGACTACAATGGTAAAGAATAAACATATCTCATATCAGAACATAAGAAAAATAAATGGCATTATATTCATGTTGCCATGGATAATTGGTTTTATATTATTTTTTATCGTACCTTTGATAAATACTATAATTTATTCTTTTAATAATGTAAGTGTAGGGGAGACAGGAGGTATGGAGCTTAAATTTGCCGGTATGAAAAATTTCTTGAATCTTTTTAGTGTTGAAGTATCAACCAGTAAGAGGCAATTTTTAAGAGTGTTTTTGGATGAAAATGCGAAAATATTTATTAATACACCTGTTATAGTAGTCTTTAGTCTGTTTTGTGCAATACTTGTTAATTCCAAATTTAAGGGAAGAGGAATCGCAAGAGTAATATTTTTCTTACCGATAATATTAGGACTGGATGTTGTTATAAATCTGATTACGGCAACTACCGGTAATGATGTAATTGATATGGCAGTAAGCAATAAGCTTGATAACGGGTTATTAATGACTTTTTTGCATAGTTATACTTTTCTTCCCAAGCCTGTTACAACATTTATTTTCAGTTTAGCCAGCAATGTTTTTAGCCTTATATCTCAGACAGGGGTACAAACGCTTATATTCCTCGCAGGACTGCAATCAATAAATCAGTCGCTATACGAAGTGGCGAAAATAGAGGGGGCCACTACTTATGAAGTGTTCTGGAAAATCACGCTGCCTTTGTTGTCAAATATTTTTCTCTTTGCTTTGGTTTATACTTTTGTTGATATGTTTTTAAGATCGCCTATTACGACTGAAATATATAATTTTGCATTTAATAAAAATAACATTGGAGTAGGTTCTGCACTATCATTAGTATATTTGATTAATGTTCTGTTCGATCTACTTATAATGATGTTTATACTTAATAAGGTGGTGAAGTTTAATCATGCCTGA
- a CDS encoding YIP1 family protein, with amino-acid sequence MEDTKYMFYVLLHPFDGFYEVKFRGKKNYIIATVVLVLFGIIGILDYQYTGFIFNDNPLQHMNSIKVFFTTLFPLLLFLISNWSITTLFDGSGSMSDIYIVICYSLVPKIIFDIIGIIFSNVIIKEEASLLYSFTAIGTIWFCFLVFCGLCVIHEYSASTNILTLLASFISAIIIVFLCMLYITLMGRLFGFFATAFNELIKRW; translated from the coding sequence ATGGAAGATACAAAATATATGTTTTATGTTCTTTTGCATCCATTTGATGGATTTTATGAGGTTAAATTCCGTGGGAAAAAGAATTATATAATAGCTACGGTTGTATTGGTATTGTTTGGTATAATAGGTATACTAGATTATCAATACACCGGATTCATTTTTAATGATAATCCTTTGCAGCATATGAACAGTATAAAGGTATTTTTTACAACTTTGTTCCCATTACTATTGTTTTTGATAAGCAATTGGAGTATAACGACGCTTTTTGATGGAAGCGGGTCAATGAGTGATATTTATATAGTTATTTGCTATTCTCTTGTCCCTAAAATTATATTTGATATCATAGGAATAATTTTCAGTAATGTTATTATTAAAGAGGAAGCCTCATTATTGTATTCTTTTACTGCTATCGGAACTATATGGTTTTGCTTTCTCGTATTTTGTGGACTGTGTGTTATTCATGAATATTCTGCATCGACTAATATACTTACATTGCTTGCTTCATTTATTTCAGCTATAATTATAGTTTTTCTATGTATGCTGTACATTACGTTAATGGGTAGGTTATTCGGATTTTTTGCGACAGCATTCAATGAATTGATAAAAAGGTGGTGA
- a CDS encoding DUF5696 domain-containing protein has protein sequence MSSVIGQIQKNSGTALVSDSEGRQLYIDTKTLNFRIVDTKTGMEWNSIYNNEKSQDDDKSPIIIKYMGKDSTSYEWDAYKYSIQNNRYTINKIKNGVQIIFDFFETESYRLNEYMPSKISIKNYQTEFIDKLDQEVSKGKLSMVKAQKYKDALEMTYQEDRENNCYYMRFSGLPPLTLVKQLIELSKAVGYTTDMLVADSSQFGIQVAIAKPARFIVTMEATLEKGDLVVRIPTYEIKSGNGYYTMQNIQVLPSFGDASADEVNNGYILVPDGSGALFKLNTFNKRYPVYERPVYNNNYYSTLYDMPEFPEDLNMPVFGMYYENSKGKSKGYMGIIEKGAELGYIKVQLGTKDNSEGGTIYNKVCSTFDSMQYSRVKIFGPYSDNDARYLASTGLIDVDYTVRYKLFTGNVTYFDMAEEYRNYLIENNNLKVSYSASPKIFMDVIGTVTLENRFLGIPYKKLVSMTTYNELINIIKDLKDISSVIVNYKGAFNGGMNNSVFNKVATIAKNGNKNDLSNLIEYFNNGKNELFFDASLMRIIDTGGGFKPKTYALYGYDAKPIEFKKYNYATGMYNFQTSTQYLLNPLYLSDTVDNFIKNSKEYKNIFIEDMGSTYYANYNRRDIVNPIEAASIVDENLKKLVQNKTIALDNPNINRIGYARYSTNISRESSNYGTMYCSIPFRQLVMNGLTDYTTLDVNMSPDRSNYFLLQAFELGSIPKFTICSQNVDILKNSEYSDYFSMQYSMLKDKIKSLYNEYSQGFEKIGSREITDHKMLEKDVFETTYASGKSVIVNYNKFPVTTKEYHIDALGYMITARQ, from the coding sequence TTGTCATCGGTTATAGGCCAGATACAAAAAAATTCAGGAACTGCTCTTGTAAGTGATAGTGAAGGTAGACAATTATATATTGATACTAAAACATTGAACTTTAGAATAGTTGATACAAAAACAGGTATGGAATGGAATAGTATTTATAATAATGAGAAGAGCCAAGATGATGATAAATCTCCAATTATTATAAAATATATGGGTAAGGACAGCACTTCATATGAATGGGATGCATACAAATACAGTATTCAAAATAACAGATATACAATAAATAAAATTAAAAATGGAGTGCAAATTATATTCGACTTTTTTGAGACTGAGTCATATCGTTTGAATGAATATATGCCATCCAAGATATCAATAAAAAATTATCAAACAGAATTTATTGATAAATTGGACCAAGAAGTTAGTAAGGGTAAATTAAGTATGGTAAAAGCGCAGAAATATAAGGATGCATTGGAAATGACGTATCAAGAAGATAGAGAGAACAACTGTTATTATATGAGATTTTCAGGATTGCCACCTTTAACCCTAGTAAAACAGCTTATTGAATTGTCGAAAGCAGTTGGATATACAACCGATATGCTAGTTGCTGATAGTTCACAATTTGGAATTCAAGTAGCTATTGCAAAACCAGCAAGGTTTATTGTAACTATGGAAGCTACTTTAGAAAAAGGCGATTTGGTAGTAAGAATACCGACCTATGAAATTAAAAGCGGAAATGGTTACTATACGATGCAAAATATCCAGGTACTGCCTTCCTTTGGAGATGCATCGGCAGATGAAGTAAATAATGGATATATATTAGTACCGGATGGCTCAGGCGCTTTATTTAAACTTAATACTTTTAATAAAAGATATCCGGTTTATGAAAGACCTGTCTATAATAACAATTATTATAGTACACTTTATGACATGCCAGAATTTCCAGAAGATTTAAACATGCCTGTATTTGGGATGTACTATGAAAACAGTAAGGGAAAAAGCAAGGGCTATATGGGAATAATTGAAAAAGGGGCTGAGCTTGGATATATTAAAGTACAGCTTGGAACTAAAGATAATTCAGAGGGAGGTACGATATACAATAAAGTCTGCAGCACCTTCGATTCTATGCAGTATTCACGCGTGAAAATTTTTGGCCCATATAGTGATAATGATGCACGCTATCTTGCATCTACAGGACTTATTGATGTTGATTATACTGTAAGGTACAAATTATTTACTGGAAATGTGACATATTTTGATATGGCTGAGGAATACAGGAACTATCTTATAGAAAATAATAATTTAAAGGTATCCTATAGTGCATCGCCGAAGATTTTTATGGATGTAATTGGAACAGTGACACTTGAAAACAGATTCCTAGGTATTCCATATAAAAAACTTGTTTCGATGACGACGTACAATGAGCTTATAAATATAATTAAGGATTTAAAGGATATAAGCAGTGTCATAGTTAATTATAAGGGTGCTTTCAATGGCGGAATGAACAATTCTGTATTCAACAAAGTTGCCACCATAGCTAAGAATGGGAATAAAAATGATTTAAGTAATTTAATAGAATATTTTAATAATGGAAAAAATGAATTGTTTTTTGATGCAAGTTTGATGAGGATTATAGATACGGGAGGGGGGTTCAAACCTAAAACATATGCATTATATGGATATGACGCAAAACCAATTGAATTTAAGAAGTATAATTACGCTACAGGCATGTATAATTTTCAAACAAGCACGCAATATCTTTTGAACCCGTTATATTTAAGCGATACTGTAGATAATTTTATAAAGAATTCGAAAGAATATAAAAATATTTTTATAGAGGATATGGGTTCTACATATTATGCAAACTATAATCGCCGTGATATAGTGAATCCAATCGAGGCTGCATCAATAGTTGACGAAAATCTTAAAAAATTGGTACAGAATAAAACTATTGCTCTTGACAATCCTAATATTAATAGAATAGGTTATGCAAGGTACTCAACAAATATATCCAGAGAGAGCAGTAACTATGGCACCATGTACTGCTCAATTCCGTTTAGACAGCTTGTTATGAATGGACTTACAGATTATACGACTCTTGATGTAAATATGTCCCCAGATAGAAGCAATTACTTTTTGTTGCAGGCATTTGAACTTGGAAGTATTCCTAAGTTTACGATATGCTCACAAAATGTAGATATACTTAAAAACTCTGAATACAGCGATTACTTCTCCATGCAATATTCTATGCTTAAAGATAAAATAAAGTCTCTGTACAATGAGTATTCACAAGGATTTGAGAAGATAGGTTCTAGAGAAATAACTGATCATAAAATGCTGGAGAAAGATGTTTTTGAAACAACATATGCATCCGGTAAATCTGTAATCGTAAATTACAATAAGTTCCCGGTAACGACGAAGGAATATCATATAGATGCCTTAGGCTATATGATTACTGCAAGGCAATAA
- a CDS encoding carbohydrate ABC transporter permease codes for MVNILSKIKKSYASRKFSRRNRSLAVDILLTIFLGIFGLFSVWPLIFAISNAFKPLNEIFLFPPRLFVQKPTLSNFADLSIIVGNSWIPISRYIFNTILITVLGTIGTVIISSMAAFPLAKYKFPGSKFMSNLIVYSLMFNGTVTALPNYIIMSRLGMVDTYLSVILPAIGSTLGLFLMKNFMVQVPDSLLEAAKIDGASEFTIFWKIMMPLSKSAWITLVILSFQTLWGTTGGSFLYTEKLKPVSYALSQIVNSGIARIGVASAVTLIMLIVPVVVFVIFQSNVIQTMATSGIKE; via the coding sequence TTGGTTAATATTTTAAGCAAAATAAAGAAATCCTATGCTTCCAGAAAATTTTCCCGCAGAAACAGAAGCTTAGCTGTTGATATATTGTTAACCATTTTTCTTGGTATATTTGGATTATTTAGTGTTTGGCCTTTGATATTTGCCATAAGTAATGCTTTTAAACCGCTTAATGAAATATTTTTATTCCCGCCAAGATTGTTTGTGCAAAAGCCTACTTTGTCTAATTTTGCTGATTTATCAATTATTGTGGGAAATTCGTGGATACCCATATCAAGGTATATTTTTAATACTATACTTATAACCGTGCTAGGAACTATTGGAACTGTAATAATAAGTTCTATGGCTGCTTTCCCTCTTGCAAAATATAAATTTCCAGGTTCGAAATTTATGTCTAACTTGATTGTCTATTCACTTATGTTTAATGGTACTGTTACTGCTTTGCCTAATTACATAATAATGTCAAGGTTAGGAATGGTTGATACTTATTTGTCCGTTATTCTTCCAGCTATAGGATCTACGTTGGGATTATTCCTAATGAAGAATTTTATGGTACAAGTACCTGACTCGCTTCTTGAAGCTGCAAAGATAGATGGAGCAAGTGAATTTACGATATTCTGGAAGATAATGATGCCTCTTTCAAAATCAGCTTGGATAACACTGGTAATATTATCTTTCCAGACTTTGTGGGGTACGACGGGAGGTTCATTTTTATATACTGAAAAATTGAAACCCGTAAGCTATGCATTATCACAAATAGTTAATTCAGGTATTGCCAGAATAGGAGTTGCTTCAGCAGTAACCCTAATAATGCTTATTGTACCGGTAGTTGTATTTGTTATTTTCCAGAGCAATGTAATTCAAACAATGGCGACATCTGGAATTAAAGAATAA